A window of the Butyricimonas faecalis genome harbors these coding sequences:
- a CDS encoding SusC/RagA family TonB-linked outer membrane protein, whose amino-acid sequence MKKKSRHAIFRVEIRKWGKIMLVNLILVLLSGVSLYAQSESSRQQRITAKYQNKTILEVLEDLKTKTGYTFVHKQNDISNEVKITETFTNATLDDVLKKVLTAHGYDYSIEGKVIVVKKKAKEQQVPAREIITVKGRVTDEKGNPMPGVSVVINQTTRGVATDHRGNYDILVRTDDVLKFSFIGYKDATIPVEGKSTINLSLEPAEEALEEVTVVAYGEQKRESVVGSITTVRPNSLKTSNSDLTASFVGRIPGMIGYLKGGKPGALTEAELNTQFSIRGITSFGNNVNTAPLILMDGVEVSVLDLSRIDPEDIDSFSVLKDASATAMYGARGANGVILVSTKKGVEGSVYTAFRYEAIASMPTRKIDVVDPITYMKAYNEALQTRDPLAQPKYTADRIANTGSDRFPSWLYPANDWYDLLFKDVAINHHLGLSVRGGTKIMQYYASLGHNYDEGMLKTDRLNQFNVNIRNNTTSLRINMNIDMTPSAKLVINSNSTYDSYHGPQQDVTAAYGLAFNANPVDYAAVYPADDTYVFPHIRYGYETVNSRNPYADIQSGYVERSRFATTNRVEYIQNLSALLKGLEIRANVSLYKESYNSTPFITVPYQYRLLDYNHQTGKHTLEQLVEGEKNLKVEPNSKVTIDETQLAGEFRLYYNGNWGDHTVSYTGLFNLSQFASSQGRTLFDAIKHRNMGLSMRLSYGFKERYYLEGSFGYNGSERFAKNNRFGFFPSVGLSYVISKEPFMVGTSHWLSFLKLRASYGKVGNDGIGTGSGIGENGRYVYLPNIGVDSQGHYSIKSYGDPTVQWEIAEQTNFGLEMTFWNGLLDFTFDIYQEIRHNILSQRVIVPGSMGLGLYPDANIGAVRSRGFDFAGKVQHAFSNDFWFILNATATYNKAVYKEIEEAADKPSWQRKVGHDISQVVGYVAEGLFQSQEEIDRSPKQSGDYMPGDIRYRDVNNDGQITIEDAVHIGFPTEPRLVYGINGTVSYKRIEFNFAFQGSGQRSLFINPSAVTPFVNDRALLSAIWEDHWTPENMKSRPLWPRLSTNSIAAHNMEEGLLGTETLRASTYFMREVKFLRCQSLELAYSLPERWVKKIHLQRVKPYVRVNNPFLISDFDLWDVELGSSGFNYPIQRTYSVGVNISF is encoded by the coding sequence ATGAAAAAAAAGTCAAGGCACGCCATTTTTCGAGTGGAAATTCGAAAATGGGGGAAGATTATGTTAGTAAATTTAATTTTGGTGCTGTTGTCGGGTGTATCTTTGTATGCACAAAGTGAGTCATCCCGGCAGCAAAGAATTACTGCTAAGTACCAGAACAAGACGATTCTGGAAGTTTTGGAGGATTTGAAAACAAAGACGGGATATACGTTCGTGCATAAACAGAACGATATATCCAACGAGGTGAAGATCACGGAGACTTTCACGAATGCAACGCTTGACGATGTGTTGAAAAAGGTGCTTACGGCTCATGGTTATGATTATTCGATCGAGGGGAAAGTGATTGTCGTGAAGAAAAAGGCAAAAGAACAACAGGTTCCTGCCCGTGAGATCATAACGGTGAAAGGGCGCGTGACGGATGAAAAGGGGAATCCCATGCCCGGAGTGAGCGTGGTGATTAACCAGACGACAAGAGGGGTGGCAACGGATCATCGCGGGAATTACGATATTCTTGTCAGAACGGATGACGTGTTGAAATTTTCGTTTATCGGATATAAGGATGCCACGATTCCGGTAGAAGGGAAATCTACCATTAACCTGTCTCTTGAACCCGCGGAGGAAGCGTTGGAAGAAGTAACGGTGGTTGCTTACGGGGAACAGAAACGGGAGAGCGTGGTGGGTTCTATCACGACGGTGCGACCGAATTCGTTGAAAACTTCCAATAGTGACCTAACGGCGAGTTTCGTGGGGCGTATTCCGGGTATGATCGGTTATCTTAAAGGAGGTAAGCCGGGTGCATTGACGGAAGCCGAGTTGAACACGCAGTTTTCGATTCGCGGTATCACGTCTTTTGGTAATAATGTGAACACGGCTCCGCTTATTTTGATGGACGGGGTAGAGGTTTCCGTGCTTGACTTGTCTCGTATTGACCCGGAGGATATTGATTCGTTCAGCGTGTTGAAAGATGCTTCGGCCACGGCCATGTATGGTGCCCGCGGTGCGAACGGGGTGATTCTCGTGTCAACGAAAAAGGGGGTTGAAGGATCGGTTTATACGGCTTTTCGTTACGAGGCTATTGCTTCCATGCCGACAAGGAAGATTGACGTGGTGGATCCCATTACTTACATGAAGGCATACAACGAGGCGTTACAGACCCGCGATCCGTTGGCACAGCCCAAATATACCGCCGATCGGATTGCTAACACGGGAAGTGACCGTTTCCCATCGTGGTTGTACCCGGCAAATGACTGGTACGATCTTCTTTTCAAAGATGTGGCGATAAATCACCATCTGGGGTTAAGTGTCCGCGGGGGAACGAAAATCATGCAGTATTACGCTTCTTTGGGTCACAATTATGATGAAGGTATGCTGAAAACAGATCGTTTGAATCAGTTTAATGTCAATATCCGGAATAATACGACTTCTTTGCGTATTAACATGAATATTGATATGACGCCTTCTGCTAAATTAGTGATTAATTCAAATTCCACGTATGATAGCTATCACGGGCCGCAACAGGATGTGACCGCGGCGTACGGACTAGCTTTTAATGCCAATCCGGTGGATTACGCGGCCGTGTATCCGGCAGATGATACGTATGTGTTCCCGCATATTCGTTACGGGTATGAAACAGTAAATTCAAGGAATCCTTATGCAGATATTCAATCAGGATACGTGGAACGGAGTCGTTTCGCCACGACAAACCGGGTGGAGTATATACAGAATCTATCCGCTTTGTTGAAGGGGTTGGAGATTCGGGCGAATGTTTCTCTTTATAAGGAATCTTATAATAGTACTCCGTTTATAACCGTTCCGTATCAATATAGACTTTTAGATTATAATCACCAGACGGGAAAGCATACTTTGGAACAATTGGTAGAGGGTGAAAAAAATTTGAAAGTAGAACCTAATAGTAAGGTTACAATAGACGAAACTCAATTGGCAGGGGAGTTCCGTTTGTATTATAATGGTAATTGGGGTGATCATACGGTGAGTTATACCGGGCTTTTTAACTTATCACAATTTGCCTCTTCCCAAGGACGAACGCTATTTGATGCGATCAAACACCGGAACATGGGACTTTCAATGCGTCTCTCCTATGGTTTTAAAGAACGCTATTATTTAGAAGGTAGTTTCGGATACAATGGTTCAGAACGTTTTGCTAAAAATAATCGTTTTGGTTTCTTCCCTTCGGTGGGATTGTCTTATGTGATTTCTAAAGAGCCTTTTATGGTCGGTACAAGCCATTGGTTGTCTTTCTTGAAATTGCGCGCTTCTTATGGGAAAGTGGGTAATGATGGCATCGGAACGGGAAGTGGAATCGGAGAAAATGGCCGGTACGTGTATTTGCCGAATATTGGAGTTGATTCTCAAGGACATTATAGTATCAAATCTTATGGAGACCCGACGGTGCAGTGGGAAATTGCGGAGCAAACCAATTTCGGTTTGGAGATGACGTTCTGGAACGGGTTACTGGATTTTACGTTTGATATTTACCAGGAAATCCGTCATAATATTTTGTCACAACGGGTGATTGTTCCCGGAAGTATGGGATTGGGGCTTTATCCGGATGCTAATATTGGAGCCGTGCGTTCACGAGGCTTTGATTTTGCCGGAAAGGTTCAACATGCTTTTTCAAATGATTTTTGGTTTATCTTGAATGCAACGGCCACGTATAATAAAGCGGTTTACAAGGAGATAGAAGAAGCTGCAGATAAACCTTCATGGCAACGGAAGGTAGGGCATGATATTTCACAAGTGGTGGGATACGTGGCGGAAGGACTTTTCCAGAGTCAGGAAGAAATCGATCGATCTCCGAAACAATCAGGAGATTATATGCCGGGGGATATCCGTTACCGGGATGTGAATAATGATGGGCAGATTACCATTGAGGATGCTGTTCATATCGGATTCCCGACGGAACCGCGTTTGGTGTACGGTATTAACGGTACGGTAAGTTATAAAAGGATTGAATTTAATTTTGCTTTCCAAGGATCGGGACAACGTTCTCTTTTTATCAATCCGAGTGCAGTTACTCCGTTTGTTAATGACCGGGCATTGTTGAGTGCTATCTGGGAAGATCATTGGACCCCGGAGAATATGAAGAGTCGTCCTTTATGGCCGCGGTTGTCTACCAATAGTATTGCCGCTCATAATATGGAAGAGGGATTGCTTGGAACGGAAACTTTGCGTGCTTCAACTTATTTTATGCGTGAGGTAAAATTCCTGCGTTGTCAATCGTTGGAGTTGGCTTACAGTCTCCCTGAAAGGTGGGTGAAGAAGATTCATCTGCAGCGGGTGAAGCCTTATGTACGAGTGAATAATCCGTTCTTGATTAGTGATTTTGATCTTTGGGATGTAGAGTTAGGTAGTAGCGGGTTCAATTATCCGATCCAGCGGACTTATTCTGTGGGTGTTAATATTAGTTTCTAA
- the rsgA gene encoding ribosome small subunit-dependent GTPase A has product MKGIVVKSTGSWYSVRMDSGEVMECRIKGKFRMKGIKTTNPVAVGDVVEVEMNPDGAVINRIEDRKNYIIRKSTNLSKEAHIIAANVDQAVLVVTVNHPVTSIVFIDRFLVSVEAYRIPVILVFNKIDAYSDDDLMLLGALTEIYEQVGYTCLHVSSLTGEGMEDVVAALKDKVTVFSGLSGVGKSSLINRVEPGLNLKVAGISDSHDTGKHTTTFAEMFPLSFGGSIIDTPGIRAFGLIHMEKTEISHYFPEIFKRAEDCRFYNCTHIHEPGCAVIQAVEDGEISESRYFSYVNMFEEGDEKYRK; this is encoded by the coding sequence ATGAAAGGGATTGTTGTGAAGTCTACCGGAAGTTGGTACTCCGTACGCATGGATTCGGGGGAGGTGATGGAGTGTCGGATAAAGGGAAAATTCCGGATGAAAGGGATTAAAACCACGAATCCCGTTGCGGTAGGGGATGTTGTTGAGGTGGAGATGAATCCCGATGGCGCGGTGATCAACCGGATCGAGGACCGGAAAAATTATATTATCCGGAAATCGACAAACCTGTCGAAGGAAGCGCATATTATCGCCGCGAATGTCGATCAGGCGGTGTTGGTCGTGACGGTGAATCATCCCGTGACGTCCATTGTTTTTATCGATCGTTTTTTGGTATCCGTGGAGGCATACCGGATCCCGGTTATACTCGTGTTTAATAAAATAGACGCGTATAGCGATGACGATTTGATGTTACTGGGAGCTTTGACCGAGATTTACGAGCAGGTGGGATACACGTGTTTGCATGTCTCTTCGTTGACGGGGGAGGGGATGGAAGACGTTGTGGCTGCCTTAAAAGATAAAGTGACCGTGTTTTCCGGTCTGTCGGGCGTGGGGAAATCTTCACTGATCAATCGTGTCGAACCGGGATTGAACTTGAAAGTAGCGGGGATATCCGATTCCCATGACACGGGAAAGCATACCACCACGTTTGCAGAAATGTTTCCGTTGAGTTTCGGCGGCTCTATCATCGATACCCCGGGAATACGGGCTTTCGGGTTGATTCACATGGAGAAAACCGAAATTTCACATTATTTCCCCGAGATATTCAAACGGGCGGAAGATTGCCGTTTTTATAATTGTACGCATATTCACGAACCGGGCTGCGCGGTGATTCAAGCGGTGGAAGACGGGGAGATCAGCGAGAGCCGTTATTTCAGTTACGTGAATATGTTTGAGGAGGGTGACGAGAAATACCGGAAATGA
- a CDS encoding RagB/SusD family nutrient uptake outer membrane protein, with product MKFKNILILICSVCLCSGCDDYLDLVPEDDILTIPKIFETRSGAEQWMIDANMMFSSLTIDRRGNPAFVGADEYTANAFARTNYVFTPFYIADGLQTALSPLGDIWAYNGVYYYIRLCNTFLEHIGDVYNLRAGELENWSAEIKALKAFYYFELMKRYGPFVLVPKNIDIYAPIEEQRQLRSPMDSCVQAITNLLDEAIPYLTPLREKDASRREFFSKEGAMGLKARVLLYAASPLFNGGISPYKDMKNKSGVDLFSKEDKEKWRIAAEYADEVIDYLEARGYKLISGTNSESTPLLNTMRDLELSLWAPNFQNSTEAIMIVSGASDLYQYVLPRLGTKSTDPHYSGVLYGVLGTNIRMINKFYTANGLPISEDKTWVHGDGYGMAQERDVMYTNVIPLGTDVLALHLDREPRFYATIAAPGLYWQRGSGSYNRLLVDSRRGQLFGLTEDRIDPRIRQNITGYYVKKGTRSDFRTQEYFTEINKFKQGATVYMRLAELYLIAAEAWNEYEGPNGAHRDQIFNRLNAVRERAGLPTVQVSWGEYGINPNKFNEQVGLRDIIHREKTIEFMFEGHRFWDVRRWGTAIAEGWNDKPLAWVVLGETWQEFFNNGQGPVVVWDDAYFNPARDYLFPIKSEEAMISGIVQNPGW from the coding sequence ATGAAATTCAAGAATATATTGATTTTGATTTGTTCGGTTTGCCTTTGTTCAGGATGTGATGACTATCTTGATTTGGTACCGGAAGACGATATTCTAACAATTCCGAAAATATTTGAAACGAGGAGTGGGGCTGAACAGTGGATGATCGATGCGAATATGATGTTTAGTTCTTTAACGATTGATCGAAGGGGTAATCCTGCATTCGTGGGGGCCGACGAATATACGGCAAATGCTTTTGCCCGTACGAATTACGTGTTTACTCCTTTTTATATTGCAGATGGATTACAAACGGCATTATCTCCGCTTGGTGATATATGGGCTTATAATGGGGTATATTATTATATCCGATTGTGTAATACATTCTTAGAGCATATCGGGGATGTGTATAACCTGCGTGCAGGGGAGTTGGAAAACTGGTCAGCGGAAATAAAGGCATTGAAAGCTTTTTACTATTTCGAATTGATGAAACGTTATGGGCCATTTGTGTTGGTCCCGAAGAATATAGATATTTATGCTCCTATCGAGGAACAGCGTCAGTTGAGAAGTCCGATGGATAGTTGTGTTCAAGCAATTACGAATTTGTTGGATGAGGCTATTCCTTATCTGACTCCATTAAGGGAGAAAGATGCATCAAGAAGAGAATTCTTTTCTAAAGAAGGAGCGATGGGCTTGAAGGCTAGAGTATTGCTTTATGCAGCATCACCTTTGTTCAATGGTGGAATAAGTCCATACAAGGATATGAAGAATAAAAGTGGGGTGGATCTTTTCTCAAAAGAGGATAAGGAGAAATGGCGGATTGCTGCTGAATATGCAGATGAAGTGATTGATTATTTGGAGGCTAGAGGATATAAATTGATATCGGGAACAAATTCTGAATCAACTCCGTTGTTGAATACGATGCGGGATTTGGAACTTTCTTTATGGGCTCCGAATTTTCAGAATTCGACAGAGGCAATCATGATTGTTTCGGGTGCGAGTGATCTGTATCAATACGTGTTACCTCGTTTAGGGACCAAGTCAACAGATCCGCACTATAGCGGGGTCCTTTACGGGGTTCTCGGAACAAATATTCGAATGATAAATAAATTTTACACGGCAAACGGATTACCGATTTCGGAAGATAAGACTTGGGTTCACGGAGACGGATATGGGATGGCACAAGAACGTGATGTGATGTACACGAATGTGATTCCTTTGGGAACGGATGTGTTGGCACTACATTTGGATAGAGAGCCGCGTTTCTACGCAACGATTGCAGCTCCGGGACTTTATTGGCAACGGGGAAGTGGCTCTTATAACAGATTGTTGGTGGATTCCCGTAGAGGGCAGTTGTTCGGTTTGACAGAAGATCGTATTGATCCGAGAATACGGCAAAATATCACGGGGTATTACGTGAAAAAAGGTACGCGAAGTGATTTCAGAACACAAGAATATTTTACTGAAATAAATAAATTTAAGCAGGGGGCGACCGTGTATATGCGATTGGCCGAGCTTTACCTGATAGCGGCAGAGGCTTGGAATGAATATGAAGGACCGAATGGAGCTCATCGGGATCAAATATTCAATCGATTGAACGCCGTGCGAGAGCGGGCAGGACTTCCCACGGTACAGGTAAGTTGGGGTGAATATGGTATTAATCCGAATAAATTTAACGAGCAGGTTGGTTTACGGGATATTATTCACAGAGAGAAAACGATTGAGTTTATGTTTGAAGGACATCGTTTTTGGGATGTACGTCGCTGGGGTACAGCTATTGCAGAAGGATGGAATGATAAGCCTTTGGCTTGGGTTGTATTGGGTGAGACTTGGCAGGAGTTCTTTAATAATGGACAAGGTCCTGTGGTGGTATGGGATGATGCCTATTTTAACCCGGCACGGGATTACCTGTTCCCGATTAAAAGCGAAGAAGCTATGATTTCCGGTATCGTGCAGAATCCCGGATGGTAA
- a CDS encoding ABC transporter ATP-binding protein, which produces MRIKIVNLNKVYPGGKKALKDLNLEIEPGMFGLLGPNGAGKTSLMRIMTLLQSCTSGTIYFDDYDIAKDRKAIRSLLGYLPQDFRFFEKLKTWEFLDYGAGLAGVKGKQHRAEVVDEMLRKVGLFEVRDRWANRLSGGMKRRLGIAQAIIGNPKVIIVDEPTTGLDPEERIRFRNILSDISDKDSIIILSTHIVGDISSTCKKLALLNRGELKFEGSPDEMINLARGKVWEIFVTDLEYEEIKDKYPIISTIPTDGGMEIQVVADGIDGYSHKAIEPNLEHAYVYYMDYLLKDKMNMQVEAIKENELFQ; this is translated from the coding sequence ATGCGTATAAAAATTGTAAATCTGAATAAAGTCTACCCGGGAGGTAAAAAAGCCTTGAAAGACTTGAATTTGGAAATCGAACCGGGAATGTTCGGTCTGTTGGGGCCGAACGGAGCAGGCAAGACCTCCCTCATGAGGATTATGACTCTATTGCAGAGTTGCACGTCGGGAACTATCTATTTCGACGATTACGATATCGCCAAGGACCGGAAAGCGATTCGCTCCCTGTTGGGCTACCTGCCACAGGATTTCCGTTTTTTCGAGAAGCTGAAAACGTGGGAATTCCTCGATTATGGTGCCGGGCTTGCCGGGGTCAAGGGCAAACAACACCGGGCCGAAGTGGTAGACGAGATGCTACGCAAAGTTGGTTTGTTTGAAGTTCGCGACCGTTGGGCCAACCGATTATCCGGGGGTATGAAACGAAGACTTGGGATTGCACAAGCCATCATCGGCAACCCGAAAGTGATTATCGTGGACGAGCCGACCACCGGGTTGGACCCGGAGGAGAGAATCCGATTCCGTAATATCCTGTCTGACATCAGCGACAAGGATTCCATTATCATCCTCTCCACCCATATCGTGGGAGATATTTCAAGTACTTGTAAAAAACTGGCCCTGTTGAACCGCGGAGAACTGAAATTTGAAGGTTCCCCGGACGAGATGATCAACCTGGCTCGCGGGAAAGTATGGGAAATTTTCGTAACCGACCTGGAGTACGAGGAGATCAAAGATAAATACCCGATTATTTCAACCATACCGACGGACGGCGGAATGGAGATTCAGGTGGTAGCCGACGGCATCGACGGTTATTCGCATAAAGCCATCGAACCGAATCTCGAACATGCCTACGTTTACTACATGGACTACTTGTTGAAAGACAAGATGAACATGCAGGTTGAAGCCATCAAAGAAAACGAATTATTCCAGTAA
- a CDS encoding non-canonical purine NTP diphosphatase, producing MKLVFATNNAHKLEEIKEMLGSRHEIVSLKEIQCHEDIPEEQDTLEGNALQKARYIHEKYGLDCFADDTGLEIKALNNAPGVYSARYAGNAHDSEANMKKVLQEMQHISERQARFRTVIALILGEKEYLFEGIVNGEILTSKHGSEGFGYDPIFRPEGFQESFAEMPLHEKNKISHRGRAVRELCRFLNDL from the coding sequence ATGAAATTAGTTTTTGCAACCAACAATGCCCACAAGTTGGAAGAGATAAAAGAGATGTTGGGTTCCCGGCACGAGATCGTTTCCCTGAAAGAGATTCAATGCCACGAGGATATTCCCGAGGAACAGGACACGCTCGAAGGCAATGCCCTTCAAAAAGCCCGGTATATCCACGAGAAATATGGTCTGGATTGTTTCGCGGACGATACAGGCTTGGAAATAAAAGCCTTGAACAACGCTCCCGGTGTCTATTCCGCACGCTACGCGGGCAACGCCCACGATTCGGAAGCCAACATGAAAAAGGTTTTACAGGAGATGCAACATATATCGGAGCGTCAAGCTCGTTTCAGAACGGTTATCGCTCTAATTCTCGGGGAAAAGGAATACCTGTTTGAAGGCATCGTCAACGGGGAAATCCTCACGAGTAAGCACGGCAGCGAGGGATTCGGTTACGATCCGATTTTCCGGCCCGAAGGTTTCCAGGAAAGCTTTGCCGAAATGCCCCTGCACGAGAAAAACAAGATCAGTCACCGGGGACGAGCCGTCCGGGAATTATGCCGTTTTTTAAACGACTTGTAA
- a CDS encoding RNA polymerase sigma factor, whose product MQVDDKLICRFLKEHDPRGMEVLFEYYYRPLVLWADTFLNDIPAAEDIVQDFFVDFWEQRAYERITSSSVRGYIFAAVRNRALKLLEKRDVLREADGELPVLADESDAGWLTEEILQAMEEEIEKLPPRMREVLKAVYIDGLSYRETAEKFVISIATVKTLLVNALKRLRKVFSCFPRFFS is encoded by the coding sequence ATGCAGGTCGATGATAAGTTGATATGTAGGTTTTTAAAAGAACATGATCCCCGGGGTATGGAGGTCTTGTTCGAGTATTATTATCGACCGTTGGTGTTGTGGGCAGATACATTTTTGAATGATATCCCGGCAGCGGAGGACATTGTGCAGGATTTTTTCGTGGATTTCTGGGAGCAGCGTGCGTACGAGAGGATTACTTCGAGCAGTGTCCGGGGGTATATTTTTGCCGCCGTGCGGAATCGGGCCTTGAAGTTACTGGAGAAAAGAGATGTTTTGCGGGAAGCGGACGGGGAATTGCCCGTGTTGGCGGACGAGAGTGATGCCGGATGGCTCACGGAAGAAATCCTGCAGGCGATGGAGGAGGAGATTGAAAAGTTACCCCCGCGTATGAGGGAGGTGTTGAAGGCCGTGTATATTGATGGACTAAGTTATCGGGAGACGGCAGAAAAATTTGTTATTTCTATTGCCACGGTTAAGACGTTGTTAGTAAATGCTTTAAAACGGTTGCGAAAAGTTTTTTCATGTTTTCCGCGTTTTTTTTCTTGA
- a CDS encoding FecR domain-containing protein: MEKIPQITESELLDYFNGKLSVSEEREVLAWREACDENRRLFDAVRKENLVMREVVRARLIKGDYSAIRERIGGRRHRVFRWWYGVAAAAVVGILVSSVLLWKGFSIDENSNEIAYIGPPARAAILELADGEHHYLGGNEIEFKEQDGVQVAISSGKVVYDKKRGEDVEKEDVLVYNKITVPRGAGLYRVVLGDGTVIWLNSDSRLEYPEKFAKGERKVRVTGEAFFDVVRDTLRPFVVETERQTVTVLGTEFNVSAYPSEPVMTTLASGKVTVMPENGTGGVVLTPGEQAVLKVDADHLIVRQVDIDDVVSWKNGIINIENMALSEILKVVSRAYDVDFVTDALSAEDIVLRGSISSDETLEVFLAVLSKVADVKFKMRADGKIEVQKLK, translated from the coding sequence ATGGAGAAAATACCTCAAATTACCGAATCCGAGTTATTGGATTATTTTAACGGCAAACTTTCTGTCTCGGAAGAGAGGGAGGTTTTGGCGTGGAGGGAGGCTTGCGATGAGAACCGTAGGTTGTTTGATGCTGTTCGGAAAGAAAATCTTGTTATGCGGGAAGTTGTTCGAGCCCGGTTGATCAAGGGAGATTATTCTGCCATACGGGAGCGAATCGGGGGGAGACGCCATCGGGTGTTCAGGTGGTGGTACGGGGTGGCGGCAGCGGCCGTGGTCGGGATACTCGTGTCTTCGGTTTTGTTGTGGAAAGGTTTTTCTATTGACGAGAACAGTAACGAGATTGCTTATATCGGTCCTCCGGCACGTGCGGCGATATTGGAACTTGCTGACGGGGAACATCATTATCTGGGGGGTAACGAGATTGAGTTTAAGGAGCAGGATGGTGTACAGGTGGCGATCAGTAGCGGTAAGGTGGTGTACGATAAAAAGCGGGGAGAGGACGTGGAGAAAGAGGATGTGCTTGTTTATAACAAGATTACGGTTCCCCGGGGAGCCGGTCTGTACCGTGTGGTACTTGGTGACGGTACCGTGATATGGCTGAATTCGGATAGCCGGTTGGAGTATCCGGAGAAATTTGCCAAGGGGGAACGGAAAGTACGTGTCACGGGAGAAGCGTTTTTTGATGTTGTTCGGGATACGTTGCGACCTTTTGTTGTCGAGACGGAACGGCAGACGGTGACCGTGTTGGGTACGGAATTTAACGTGTCGGCCTATCCGTCGGAGCCGGTGATGACCACGTTGGCATCGGGAAAGGTGACGGTAATGCCGGAGAACGGAACGGGGGGCGTGGTGCTTACCCCGGGAGAACAGGCTGTTTTGAAAGTGGATGCCGATCATTTGATCGTGCGACAGGTGGATATCGATGATGTGGTGTCGTGGAAAAATGGTATTATCAATATAGAGAACATGGCGTTGAGTGAGATCCTAAAAGTCGTTTCGCGTGCTTACGACGTGGATTTTGTAACGGATGCTTTGTCGGCAGAAGATATCGTTCTGCGGGGAAGTATTTCGAGTGACGAGACGCTGGAGGTGTTTCTTGCCGTGTTGAGTAAAGTCGCGGATGTGAAATTTAAAATGAGAGCCGATGGTAAAATAGAAGTTCAGAAATTAAAGTAA
- the recO gene encoding DNA repair protein RecO, translating to MHTIKAIILKSIPHSEQQQILHVYSEERGYMQMITPLALFKRKANTSAQCMQIVEIEFIPNERGGLHKLKSLSPLVNTSAIYFDVYKMNIALLWGEILNLVLRDSNPNPDLYEYIKTSVEYLNFTRDDVANFNLLFLFRLSKLLGFSIDNSTYRPDRVFNINDGCFYPASSPGSYHTGPHAAKAIHALCTCQLQELKDIPLNQQGRKILLDIALLFLGFHLNLDFNTKSIRVIREIFS from the coding sequence ATGCACACGATAAAGGCCATCATATTGAAAAGTATACCTCATTCCGAGCAGCAACAAATTCTACACGTCTATTCGGAGGAAAGGGGGTACATGCAAATGATCACCCCGTTGGCCTTGTTCAAGCGCAAGGCGAACACGTCCGCCCAGTGTATGCAAATCGTGGAAATCGAGTTCATCCCGAATGAAAGGGGCGGTCTCCACAAGCTGAAATCGCTCTCCCCGCTCGTGAACACATCGGCCATCTATTTCGACGTGTACAAGATGAATATTGCCCTGTTATGGGGTGAAATATTAAATCTCGTGTTACGGGATTCCAACCCGAACCCCGATCTGTACGAGTACATTAAAACTTCCGTGGAATACCTGAATTTCACGCGGGATGATGTTGCCAATTTCAATTTGCTGTTTCTGTTCCGGCTGAGCAAACTACTCGGTTTTAGCATAGACAACAGCACGTATCGCCCCGACCGCGTGTTCAACATCAACGACGGATGTTTTTACCCCGCGAGTTCCCCGGGAAGTTACCATACCGGCCCACATGCAGCCAAGGCCATCCACGCCCTTTGCACGTGTCAGTTGCAAGAATTGAAAGACATCCCGCTCAATCAACAGGGACGCAAGATTTTACTCGACATAGCCCTGCTTTTCCTCGGGTTCCACCTGAACTTGGATTTTAACACGAAAAGCATCCGGGTCATCCGGGAAATTTTTTCTTAA